One window from the genome of Oreochromis niloticus isolate F11D_XX linkage group LG20, O_niloticus_UMD_NMBU, whole genome shotgun sequence encodes:
- the LOC100712258 gene encoding N-fatty-acyl-amino acid synthase/hydrolase PM20D1.2: MTESGSKLRIFKILKIIISSLLITVLLLFTIAAIRTLSLDVNAGLQLAHWEKTNNKSLVIDHHQREELLANFKEAIRIPTVSFSRTEINTTALLEFDRFLRKAFPTVFSSSLVHHELVANYSHLFWVKGSQPELVPYMLLAHIDVVPASESDGWEAPPFSAKEIDGFIYGRGTIDDKNSLMGILQALEYLLLKGYAPRRGFYIGLGHDEEISGLNGAMNIVRVLKQRGVQLLFVMDEGLTIFDGIIPGLEGPAALIGLSEKGQATVKLSVSVAPGHSSMPPRETSIGILATAVKRLEDNPMPRLFGYGPEGDTFEHLAHKFSFPLKFIMSNLWLFSPLLSRILERKPVSNAFVRTTTAVTFFNAGVKINVIPSLAEAYVNLRIHSAQSVEEVLDIIKDTVGDQRVKVELVYGFDPLPISGADEKAFGFQIIKKTVLDLFPTVTVAPAICVGNTDSRHFIDLTKNIYRFSPAWFKPGDLERFHGINERISTKNYEEMIVFYFNLIQNCDIRKLPEPHSSVHEL, translated from the exons ATGACTGAGTCGGGTTCAAAGTTAAGAATATTTAAGATTTTAAAGATAATTATTAGCAGCTTGCTTATTACAGTCCTTTTGTTATTTACAATAGCGGCTATCAGGACTCTTTCACTGGACGTTAACGCCGGACTTCAACTCGCACACTGGGAAAAGACGAATAACAAATCGCTCGTCATTGACCACCATCAGAGAGAGGAGCTCCTTGCAAATTTTAAAG AGGCAATCCGCATCCCCACCGTGTCATTCTCAAGAACGGAAATCAACACCACTGCGCTGCTTGAATTTGACAGATTCCTCCGAAAAG cCTTCCCTACAGTTTTCTCTTCTAGCTTGGTTCATCATGAATTGGTGGCAAACTACAGCCACTTGTTTTGGGTGAAAGGATCACAGCCTGAACTGGTGCCATACATGCTGCTGGCCCACATTGATGTAGTACCTGCTTCAGAGTCAGATGGTTGGGAAGCACCGCCATTTTCTGCAAAGGAGATCGATGGCTTCATCTACGGCAGAGGAACAATAGATGACAAAAACTCTCTAATG GGAATACTTCAGGCGCTGGAGTACTTGCTGTTAAAGGGCTATGCTCCACGCAGGGGATTTTACATCGGTCTTGGTCATGATGAAGAA ATCAGTGGTCTCAATGGAGCGATGAACATAGTGCGTGTTCTGAAGCAACGTGGTGTCCAGCTGTTGTTTGTCATGGATGAGGGCCTGACTATATTTGATGGAATCATTCCTGGTCTTGAAGGACCTGCTGCTCT AATCGGGTTAAGTGAAAAAGGCCAGGCCACTGTAAAGCTTAGTGTGTCTGTGGCCCCTGGTCACTCCTCGATGCCTCCCAGGGAAACTAGCATTGGGATCTTAGCCACAGCAGTCAAAAG ACTAGAGGACAACCCAATGCCGAGGTTATTTGGTTATGGCCCTGAAGGTGACACTTTTGAGCATCTGGCCCACAAG TTCAGTTTCCCACTAAAGTTCATAATGTCGAATTTGTGGCTCTTCTCTCCGCTCCTTAGCAG GATACTTGAAAGAAAACCAGTATCTAATGCATTTGTAAGGACTACCACAGCAGTCACCTTTTTTAATGCAGGAGTAAAG ATAAATGTTATTCCTTCCCTTGCTGAAGCTTATGTAAATCTACGAATTCACTCAGCGCAATCGGTAGAAGAG GTACTGGACATCATCAAAGATACAGTTGGTGATCAGCGAGTGAAGGTAGAACTTGTTTATGGATTTGACCCTCTACCCATCAGCGGTGCTGATGAGAAGGCCTTTGGCTTCCAAATTATTAAGAAAACGGTGTTGGACCTGTTTCCAAcagttacagttgctccag CTATCTGTGTTGGAAACACAGACAGTCGACACTTCATTGAcctgaccaaaaatatttatcggTTTTCCCCGGCTTGGTTTAAGCCAGGTGACCTTGAGAG aTTCCATGGCATCAATGAAAGGATTTCCACTAAGAACTACGAGGAGATGATCGTTTTTTACTTCAATTTGATCCAGAACTGTGACATTAGGAAGCTCCCTGAGCCC